In one Hypomesus transpacificus isolate Combined female chromosome 18, fHypTra1, whole genome shotgun sequence genomic region, the following are encoded:
- the LOC124480201 gene encoding solute carrier family 2, facilitated glucose transporter member 5-like, whose translation MYLGELAPKNMRGAIGIVPQLFITVGILSAQVLGITNILGNSTGWPLMLGLTGIPALVELLLLPFFPESPRYLLIQKGDERTAKRGETDDTQQVFIVEASGRKLLLLIGFGICCGACVVLTVALRLQDSVNWMPHIIIACVIMYVIGHSIGPSPISVVVTTEMFRQSSRSAVFMVAGSVHWLSNFTVGLVFPFMEKGLGPYSFLIFSVICLVTLIYTWLVLPETKNNTFLEISQMFAKRNKVEIKLGDENSPTKQDV comes from the exons ATGTACCTGGGAGAGCTGGCCCCTAAGAACATGCGGGGTGCGATTGGCATCGTGCCCCAGCTCTTCATCACCGTAGGCATCCTCAGTGCCCAGGTTCTGGGCATCACAAACATCCTGGGAAACAGCACAG GCTGGCCGTTGATGCTGGGCCTGACAGGCATCCCTGCCCTGGTAGAGCTGCTGCTCCTGCCCTTCTTCCCTGAGAGCCCCAGGTACTTGCTCATCCAGAAGGGGGATGAGAGGACCGCCAAGAGAGGTGAGACTGACGATACACAGCAG GTGTTCATTGTGGAGGCTTCAGGGAGAAAGCTGCTCCTCCTCATCGGCTTCGGGATCTGCTGTGGAGCCTGTGTTGTCTTGACTGTGGCTCTCAGACTCCAG GACAGTGTGAATTGGATGCCCCACATCATCATAGCCTGTGTCATCATGTACGTCATTGGACACTCCATTGGCCCCA GTCCCATTTCAGTTGTGGTGACCACAGAGATGTTCAGGCAGTCCTCCAGGTCAGCTGTGTTCATGGTGGCAGGATCTGTACACTGGTTGTCCAACTTCACTGTCGGACTGGTGTTCCCTTTTATGGAG AAAGGACTAGGACCATACAGTTTCCTCATCTTCTCTGTGATCTGCCTGGTTACCCTGATTTACACCTGGCTGGTGCTCCCAGAGACCAAGAACAACACCTTCCTGGAGATTAGCCAAATGTTTGCCAAGAGAAACAAGGTAGAGATCAAGCTGGGTGATGAAAACAGTCCTACCAAACAAGATGTCTGA
- the LOC124481085 gene encoding carbonic anhydrase 6-like — protein MECFLVVINVLLISPVYAGVSGIHWTYTEGALDQVHWADEYPACGGQKQSPIDIQRRNVLYNSSLLQLELSGYEAQKGKFLMSNNGHSVQISLPSGMVITKGLPDRYTAVQMHLHWGGWDMEASGSEHTVDGIRYMAELHIVHYNAEKYKSFDEAIDKPDGLAVLAFFYEDGHFENTYYSDFINNLSKIKYAGQAMNISSINVRSMLPENLNHYFRYQGSLTTPPCDESILWTVFDTPITLSHNQIRKLESTLMDHENKTLWNDYRMAQPLNNRVVESSFLPRLGKGSFCRQEEIESKLQKIEGLISSLGRRMESIGETRPSKNEPRALSPLVLHFPERNSASYGLAHLKHPMNLNSFTACMHVRTHPGGMHTVLSYSSDNNDNELTITLGFEVGLWIGNEFVNLPHSFHSQDWANYCITWSSHSGGAELWINGLEGKEQYLKREYMISPGGVFILGKDQDGFLGISDSDAFVGQMTDVNVWDYVLSRAEIKEQMLCGNSTMRGNAFSWGVTQLSLYGGVQLQNDHRCP, from the exons ATGGAGTGTTTCTTAGTTGTTATCAATGTCCTTCTCATCAGTCCTGTCTATGCTGGAGTAAGTGGAATACATTGGACATATACAG AAGGGGCACTGGACCAAGTGCATTGGGCGGACGAGTATCCTGCTTGCGGCGGCCAAAAACAATCTCCGATTGATATTCAGCGGCGGAACGTACTGTACAACTCAAGTCTGCTGCAACTGGAACTGAGTGGCTATGAAGCGCAAAAAGGGAAATTTCTCATGTCCAACAATGGGCACTCAG TTCAAATCAGCCTGCCTTCTGGTATGGTGATAACCAAGGGTCTTCCAGACCGCTACACAGCGGTCCAGATGCACCTgcactgggggggctgggacatGGAGGCCAGTGGTTCTGAACACACTGTGGACGGCATTCGATACATGGCAGAG CTCCATATAGTCCATTACAATGCAGAGAAGTACAAGAGCTTCGATGAGGCCATAGATAAACCAGATGGACTGGCAGTTCTTGCTTTTTTCTATGAG GATGGACATTTTGAGAACACCTATTACAGTGATTTCATCAACAATCTCTCAAAGATCAAGTATGCAG GGCAGGCCATGAATATATCTTCCATAAATGTCCGCTCCATGTTGCCTGAGAACCTAAACCATTACTTCAGGTACCAAGGCTCACTGACCACTCCCCCCTGTGATGAAAGCATTCTATGGACTGTGTTTGACACACCCATAACTCTCTCCCATAATCAG ATCAGGAAGTTGGAGAGTACTCTGATGGACCACGAGAACAAGACTCTATGGAATGACTACCGCATGGCTCAGCCCCTCAATAACCGTGTGGTGGAATCCTCCTTCCTGCCTCGCTTGGGCAAAGGCA GCTTCTGTCGTCAAGAAGAAATTGAGTCAAAGCTCCAAAAGATTGAGGGTCTCATCTCTTCACTTGGAAGGCGGATGGAGTCAA TTGGGGAAACACGGCCCTCCAAAAATG AGCCCCGGGCCCTGTCTCCGCTAGTGCTCCATTTCCCAGAAAGGAATAGTGCCAGCTATGGCTTGGCCCACCTAAAGCACCCCATGAACCTAAACTCCTTcactgcatgcatgcatgtccGCACACACCCCGGTGGCATGCACACCGTCCTTTCCTACTCCAGCGACAACAATGACAATGAGCTAACTATAACCTTGGGTTTTGAGGTGGGGTTGTGGATTGGCAACGAGTTTGTCAACCTACCACACAGCTTCCATTCACAAGACTGGGCCAACTACTGCATCACCTGGTCCTCCCACTCCGGAGGGGCAGAGCTCTGGATTAATGGACTGGAAGGGAAGGAGCAGTATCTGAAGAGAGAGTACATGATAAGCCCCGGTGGGGTGTTCATCCTGGGGAAGGACCAAGATGGCTTCCTGGGCATCTCTGACTCCGATGCCTTTGTGGGCCAGATGACGGACGTGAATGTGTGGGACTACGTGCTCAGTCGGGCAGAGATAAAGGAGCAGATGTTGTGTGGGAATTCCACAATGAGGGGCAATGCCTTCAGCTGGGGAGTGACCCAGCTCAGCTTGTATGGAGGGGTGCAGTTGCAGAACGACCACAGGTGCCCCTAA